A DNA window from Niabella yanshanensis contains the following coding sequences:
- the lipA gene encoding lipoyl synthase — MTELPVTTKIKKPDWLRVKLPIGEEYKHVRGLVDTHKLHTICESGNCPNMGECWGAGTATFMILGNICTRSCGFCAVATGRPLAVDYDEPQRVAEAIYLMKVKHAVITSVDRDELKDGGAEIWHNTIKAVKALNPGTTLETLIPDFKGKKEDIQTVMAAAPEVISHNIETVERLTRQVRIQAKYWRSMEVIRTLKEGGIRTKSGIMLGLGETKEEVVQTMQDLKDNGCDVVTIGQYLQPTQKHLPVQRFVHPDEFAYYKDAGYEMGIDYVESGPLVRSSYHSERHVFPGLGRKEWEQSKKMFV, encoded by the coding sequence ATGACGGAATTACCTGTTACTACAAAGATCAAAAAACCAGATTGGCTACGCGTAAAATTACCGATAGGTGAGGAATACAAGCATGTACGCGGGCTGGTGGATACGCATAAATTACATACGATTTGTGAGAGCGGCAATTGCCCCAATATGGGTGAATGCTGGGGCGCCGGTACGGCCACTTTTATGATTTTGGGCAATATCTGTACCCGCAGCTGTGGCTTTTGTGCGGTAGCTACCGGCAGGCCGCTGGCGGTGGATTATGATGAGCCTCAGCGTGTAGCGGAAGCCATTTACCTGATGAAGGTGAAACATGCGGTAATTACATCCGTAGACCGTGACGAACTGAAAGATGGGGGCGCTGAAATATGGCATAATACGATTAAAGCGGTGAAAGCCCTGAATCCGGGTACTACGCTGGAAACCCTGATCCCTGATTTTAAGGGTAAAAAGGAAGACATTCAAACCGTTATGGCCGCGGCGCCTGAGGTGATCTCTCATAATATTGAAACCGTAGAACGCCTTACCCGGCAGGTGCGCATACAGGCCAAATACTGGCGCAGTATGGAAGTGATCCGTACTCTGAAAGAGGGCGGTATCCGCACCAAAAGTGGTATCATGCTGGGACTGGGTGAAACCAAAGAAGAAGTAGTGCAAACCATGCAGGACCTTAAAGACAATGGCTGCGATGTGGTAACCATTGGCCAGTACCTGCAACCTACCCAAAAACATTTACCGGTACAACGTTTTGTACACCCCGATGAATTTGCCTATTACAAAGATGCCGGTTATGAAATGGGTATCGACTATGTAGAAAGCGGGCCGTTGGTTCGTTCATCTTATCACAGCGAGCGGCATGTATTTCCGGGTCTTGGCCGGAAGGAATGGGAACAGAGCAAGAAAATGTTTGTGTAG
- a CDS encoding VOC family protein: protein MAYKIPAQTRIGHIHLKVSDLQKSLDFYVGLLGFEITTLYGSQAAFISAGGYHHHIGLNTWHSLGGQPAPESAPGLYHTAILYPTRKDLAVALQRLIDAGYPLSGAADHGVSEALYLDDPDGNGVELYWDKPKEEWPSNRMAHWRCIRKD, encoded by the coding sequence ATGGCCTACAAAATCCCCGCTCAAACCCGTATCGGACATATACATTTAAAAGTATCCGACCTGCAAAAGTCGCTGGATTTTTATGTAGGTCTGCTGGGATTTGAAATAACGACCTTATATGGCTCGCAAGCGGCATTTATATCTGCAGGCGGCTATCACCACCACATTGGTTTGAATACCTGGCATAGCCTGGGCGGCCAACCCGCTCCCGAATCGGCACCCGGCCTGTACCATACCGCTATCTTATACCCTACCCGCAAAGACCTGGCTGTTGCTTTGCAAAGGTTGATCGACGCCGGTTACCCACTCAGCGGCGCAGCCGATCATGGTGTATCTGAAGCATTATATCTTGATGATCCCGATGGCAATGGTGTAGAACTCTATTGGGACAAACCCAAAGAAGAATGGCCATCAAACCGGATGGCTCATTGGAGATGTATACGAAAAGACTGA
- a CDS encoding ROK family protein — protein MGIYDLSNEMVIGIDIGGTNTKYGLVNHRGQIFDKGDIKTDGYATIEEYVDALHSAIYPLIQKFEKNYQLKGIGVGAPNGNYYTGSIEYAPNLPWKGTLEIANLISKKFGVPCTLTNDANAAAMGEMMYGAARGKKDFIMITLGTGVGSGIVCNGQVVYGHDGFAGELGHVIVRPGGRKHYSTGAHGSLEAYCSATGITVTAKKLRAENPDSILNDIPEEQVDSKSVFDAAEKGDTVAKEVFRYTGQILGEALANFIMFSSPEVIVLFGGVIKAGDYIMKPTREHMEKNLLPIFQNKVKLVFSELKEADAAILGASALVWEQ, from the coding sequence ATGGGCATATATGATTTATCAAATGAAATGGTGATTGGCATTGATATAGGTGGCACTAATACCAAATATGGATTGGTCAATCACCGCGGACAGATATTTGATAAAGGAGATATTAAGACGGATGGCTATGCAACCATTGAAGAATATGTAGACGCATTACACTCAGCTATCTATCCATTGATACAAAAATTTGAAAAGAACTACCAGTTGAAGGGAATTGGTGTGGGCGCCCCTAATGGAAACTATTATACCGGTTCCATCGAATACGCACCTAACCTGCCCTGGAAAGGTACTCTTGAGATCGCCAACCTGATCAGCAAAAAGTTTGGGGTTCCCTGTACCCTTACCAATGATGCCAATGCTGCAGCCATGGGGGAAATGATGTATGGAGCAGCGCGTGGTAAAAAAGACTTTATCATGATCACCCTGGGTACAGGTGTTGGAAGCGGTATTGTTTGCAACGGGCAGGTAGTTTATGGCCATGATGGTTTTGCCGGCGAACTGGGACATGTGATCGTACGCCCCGGCGGACGTAAACATTACAGCACGGGTGCGCATGGTTCACTGGAAGCATATTGTTCAGCTACGGGTATTACAGTAACCGCCAAAAAACTGAGAGCAGAAAACCCCGATTCGATTCTTAACGACATTCCTGAAGAACAGGTCGATTCCAAGTCGGTATTTGATGCGGCTGAAAAAGGCGACACTGTTGCAAAAGAGGTATTCCGTTATACAGGACAAATATTAGGCGAAGCTTTGGCCAATTTTATCATGTTCTCCTCTCCTGAAGTGATCGTATTATTTGGAGGCGTGATCAAAGCCGGCGACTATATCATGAAACCCACCAGGGAGCATATGGAGAAAAACCTCCTGCCCATTTTCCAGAATAAAGTGAAATTGGTATTTAGCGAACTCAAAGAAGCCGATGCAGCTATTTTGGGCGCCAGCGCGCTGGTTTGGGAACAGTGA
- a CDS encoding MFS transporter, whose amino-acid sequence MNKSSTQWGQFISLVTVFFFWGFVAASNDILIPVFKEAFDLSQGQSQLVAVAFYVAYTVGSVIYMIISLAIGKDLVNKIGYKNALVLGLVVSALGTILFYPAANTGSFVLMLSGLFIVGLGFSLQQTVANPLAIALGPEKTGSQRLTLAGGINNFGTTIGPLIVSFAIFGSATNPDTTASIESVKIPYLCLGVAFLLVAIFLKFSKVPNKPEVEEAATDGTNYENVISRKSALHYPQLVLGMLAIFVYVGVEVSTASNLPAYMEKDLGFSVKDVAPYISLYWASMMIGRWSGAVEAFNLSKSTEKFVKLIAPYLAFSVFLLVNFIAGHELGAFYIYAAIILVLIAADYMSQGSPVRMLLIFSILGIIATAIGMATTGMVSVYAFTSVGLFCSTLWPCIFTLALAGLGKSTSQGSSFLVMMIMGGGIVSWLQGIIADSTSIHYSYIVGIVCFAYLTFYAIRVKSILKSQGISYDSQVSGGH is encoded by the coding sequence ATGAATAAAAGCTCTACCCAATGGGGTCAGTTTATATCTCTTGTCACTGTTTTTTTCTTTTGGGGGTTTGTGGCAGCCAGTAACGATATTCTAATTCCAGTATTTAAAGAGGCCTTTGACTTAAGTCAGGGCCAGAGTCAGTTAGTAGCAGTTGCATTTTACGTGGCATACACTGTTGGCTCCGTAATTTACATGATTATCTCCCTGGCAATCGGAAAAGACCTGGTTAATAAAATAGGATATAAAAACGCGTTGGTACTGGGGCTTGTGGTATCTGCGCTGGGCACTATTTTATTCTATCCTGCCGCTAATACAGGGTCCTTTGTGTTAATGTTATCCGGCTTATTTATAGTTGGCCTGGGCTTTTCACTTCAGCAAACAGTTGCTAATCCTCTGGCTATCGCGTTGGGCCCCGAGAAAACGGGATCACAAAGGCTAACGCTGGCTGGCGGCATCAATAATTTTGGAACAACCATCGGCCCGTTAATTGTAAGCTTTGCCATTTTTGGCTCGGCAACCAACCCTGATACAACGGCAAGTATTGAAAGTGTTAAAATTCCTTATTTATGCCTGGGCGTTGCCTTTTTGCTGGTAGCAATCTTTTTGAAATTCTCAAAAGTGCCTAACAAACCTGAGGTTGAAGAAGCGGCGACTGATGGAACCAATTACGAAAATGTGATCTCCAGGAAGTCTGCACTTCATTATCCTCAATTAGTTTTAGGAATGTTAGCCATTTTCGTGTACGTAGGCGTTGAGGTTTCAACAGCCAGTAATTTGCCTGCATATATGGAAAAGGATCTGGGATTTTCTGTTAAAGACGTAGCTCCCTACATCTCACTCTATTGGGCAAGCATGATGATCGGCCGCTGGTCGGGCGCTGTAGAAGCTTTTAATCTAAGTAAATCGACAGAAAAATTTGTAAAATTAATTGCGCCCTATCTTGCTTTCAGCGTTTTCTTACTGGTAAATTTTATCGCCGGACACGAATTGGGGGCTTTTTACATTTATGCTGCGATCATTCTGGTTTTGATTGCTGCCGACTATATGAGCCAGGGAAGCCCGGTGAGAATGCTGCTTATTTTCTCTATACTGGGAATTATTGCTACGGCAATAGGAATGGCTACGACCGGAATGGTTAGCGTTTATGCATTCACAAGTGTGGGCCTTTTCTGCAGCACTTTATGGCCTTGTATATTTACTTTGGCATTGGCCGGACTGGGCAAGAGCACAAGTCAGGGAAGTAGTTTCCTGGTAATGATGATTATGGGCGGCGGTATTGTCAGCTGGCTGCAAGGTATTATCGCGGATTCCACTTCTATACATTATAGTTATATTGTAGGCATTGTTTGCTTCGCCTATTTAACATTTTACGCAATTAGAGTGAAAAGCATTCTGAAATCACAGGGAATTAGCTATGACAGCCAGGTGAGCGGCGGACACTAA
- a CDS encoding glycogen synthase — protein sequence MEIVHVSAECYPMAKAGGLGDVVGALPKYQNELGHVAKVVMPMYRTKFLYDNEWDLVHEGGQVLGNHWFKYSVIKEKTGKLGFDLYLVDINGVLDREKIYGYDDDAERFISFQLAVCDWLSRWQDKPDIIHCHDHQAGFIPFFCKYVHAFRHQLADIPTIFTIHNGQYQGQFSWDKYYMIPAYDTVNWGYLDWNNLINPMASAVKCAWKVTTVSPNYMEELRQSAAGLEALFEYERGKCSGIINGIDTEVWDPATDPFLLKGYDAATVTEGKAKHKAELTKQFGLDPKKPLISFIGRLVDEKAADLLPEGISQSIYQYGGKASFLVLGSGNPYVEAALVDMNKTLKGYVNTYIGYSESLSHLIYAGSDFLLMPSRVEPCGLNQLYALRYGTVPMVRNVGGLKDTVTDYGAPGGFGITMEQSSVGDIAYAVGRAIDLYENKPGQFKEIREKMMGINHSWTSSAQKYLELYESVL from the coding sequence ATGGAAATTGTGCACGTATCGGCGGAGTGTTATCCTATGGCTAAAGCAGGTGGACTTGGTGACGTTGTTGGAGCGCTCCCGAAATACCAAAACGAGTTGGGCCATGTAGCGAAAGTGGTGATGCCTATGTATCGTACCAAATTTTTGTATGATAATGAGTGGGACCTGGTACATGAGGGCGGACAGGTGTTGGGAAACCATTGGTTTAAGTATAGTGTGATCAAAGAAAAGACCGGTAAACTGGGTTTTGATTTGTACCTGGTAGATATTAATGGAGTGTTGGATCGTGAGAAGATTTATGGTTACGATGATGATGCCGAAAGATTTATTTCTTTCCAGCTGGCCGTTTGCGACTGGCTGAGCCGCTGGCAGGATAAGCCGGATATTATACACTGCCACGACCACCAGGCTGGCTTTATCCCTTTCTTCTGTAAATATGTGCACGCGTTCAGGCATCAGCTGGCAGATATACCCACTATTTTTACTATACACAACGGGCAGTACCAGGGACAGTTTAGCTGGGATAAATACTATATGATCCCCGCTTATGATACGGTGAACTGGGGTTATCTGGACTGGAATAACCTGATCAATCCCATGGCATCCGCAGTAAAATGCGCATGGAAAGTTACTACGGTTAGTCCGAATTATATGGAAGAGCTGCGGCAATCGGCTGCCGGGCTGGAGGCCTTATTTGAGTATGAAAGAGGAAAATGCAGCGGTATTATCAATGGTATCGATACGGAGGTATGGGATCCCGCTACGGATCCGTTCCTGTTGAAGGGGTATGATGCTGCTACTGTAACAGAGGGCAAAGCAAAACATAAAGCAGAGCTCACCAAACAATTTGGCCTTGACCCTAAAAAGCCCTTGATCAGCTTTATAGGAAGGCTGGTAGATGAAAAAGCGGCCGATCTGCTGCCGGAGGGCATCAGCCAGTCGATATACCAGTACGGAGGCAAAGCGTCCTTCCTGGTGCTGGGCTCCGGCAACCCTTATGTAGAAGCGGCCCTTGTGGATATGAACAAGACTTTAAAAGGTTATGTGAATACCTATATAGGTTACAGCGAGTCATTAAGCCATTTAATTTATGCAGGCTCCGACTTTTTATTAATGCCCAGCAGGGTAGAGCCTTGTGGCTTAAACCAGCTTTATGCATTGCGTTATGGTACCGTACCCATGGTGCGGAATGTGGGTGGATTAAAAGATACTGTAACAGATTATGGTGCTCCGGGTGGATTTGGTATTACCATGGAACAGTCGAGCGTAGGTGATATTGCTTACGCAGTAGGCCGGGCCATCGACCTTTACGAGAATAAACCGGGCCAGTTTAAAGAGATCAGGGAAAAGATGATGGGGATTAATCATAGCTGGACTTCCTCTGCACAAAAGTACCTGGAACTCTATGAATCAGTATTATAA
- a CDS encoding glucose-1-phosphate adenylyltransferase → MSISQEVIAMILGGGAGSRLAPLTSSRSKPAVPIAGKYRLVDIPISNCINSDINRMFVLTQYNSASLNRHIKNTYRFSAFSTAFVDILAAEQTPDNPAWYQGTADAVRQCLRHLSAFPSEYVLILSGDQLYQMDFNKMIENHKATGADISIATIPVGDREAPEFGILKVDEESLISSFIEKPSKDILGEWVSDTGAAMQAKGRNYLASMGIYVFNRQLLLDLLLKIHPDTTDFGKEIIPSSISEYKVASYQYEGYWTDIGTIYSFFEANLELTADIPEFNLFDNTKSIYTRPRMLPPAKISGTTLEKTVIADGCIINASRIEHSVIGIRSRIGYGSTVVSCYIMGSDYYETIDDINNDQNKGLPPIGIGKRCYLRNCIIDKNCRIGDDVRLNGGPHLANTETELYTVKDGIIVTRKGAVFPNGYVI, encoded by the coding sequence ATGAGTATCTCGCAGGAAGTTATCGCAATGATTTTAGGAGGGGGGGCCGGAAGCAGACTTGCTCCTTTAACAAGCAGCAGGTCGAAACCGGCAGTGCCAATAGCCGGTAAGTACCGATTGGTGGATATTCCCATCTCCAACTGTATTAACTCCGATATCAATAGGATGTTTGTATTGACGCAGTACAATTCAGCTTCTTTAAACAGGCATATTAAGAACACCTACCGGTTCAGCGCTTTTAGCACCGCCTTTGTAGATATACTTGCTGCGGAACAAACACCCGATAACCCGGCCTGGTATCAGGGGACGGCCGATGCGGTAAGACAATGTTTACGACATCTCTCGGCTTTTCCCAGTGAATATGTACTTATTCTCTCGGGAGACCAGCTGTACCAGATGGACTTTAATAAAATGATCGAAAATCATAAAGCTACCGGGGCTGATATTTCGATTGCTACCATACCGGTTGGCGATCGTGAAGCGCCTGAATTTGGTATTTTGAAAGTGGACGAAGAAAGCCTGATCAGTTCTTTTATTGAAAAACCTTCCAAAGATATCCTGGGTGAATGGGTGAGCGATACCGGCGCTGCCATGCAGGCAAAAGGACGTAATTACCTCGCTTCTATGGGTATTTATGTTTTCAACAGGCAGTTGTTATTAGATCTGTTGTTAAAGATTCACCCCGATACTACAGACTTCGGTAAGGAAATCATTCCTTCCTCAATCAGCGAGTACAAGGTGGCCAGCTACCAATACGAAGGTTACTGGACCGATATCGGAACCATCTATTCTTTTTTCGAAGCCAACCTGGAATTAACCGCTGATATTCCTGAGTTTAATCTCTTCGATAACACAAAATCCATCTATACCCGTCCGCGTATGCTGCCACCGGCTAAAATAAGTGGCACCACCCTCGAAAAAACGGTAATAGCAGACGGTTGCATCATCAATGCTTCCCGCATTGAGCATAGCGTGATCGGCATCAGGTCGCGAATTGGCTATGGGTCAACTGTTGTAAGCTGTTATATTATGGGTAGCGATTATTATGAAACGATTGACGATATCAACAATGATCAGAATAAAGGCCTGCCGCCGATTGGTATTGGTAAGCGATGCTACCTGCGTAATTGTATCATCGATAAAAACTGCCGTATAGGCGACGATGTACGATTAAATGGTGGTCCGCACCTGGCCAACACCGAAACAGAATTGTATACGGTAAAAGATGGCATTATCGTAACCCGGAAGGGAGCGGTATTTCCCAATGGTTATGTAATTTAA
- a CDS encoding MFS transporter yields MSLKQELIPTQKPRLSLARIVNMSMGFLGIQMAFGLQNGNASRILANFGADVHQLSWFWLVAPITGLIVQPIIGHMGDNTWGAMGRRKPYFLIGAILCALGLVFLPNSASVTHFFAANVLLLAVAFLTLMDASVNISMEPFRALVGDMLPKEQGTVGFSVQTILIGIGAVIGSSLPAILTSMGVSNTAEAGFVPVNVIYSFYVGAAILLATILYTIATTKEYTPAELSAFAGEAHNAESKASFSDMFKDFANIPANMKKLGVVQFFSWFALFSMWVFTTSAIATHHFGLQPTDTHSAAFNKAGDFVGSLFGWYNFFAIPFAFVLIPLAAKIGKKQTHALALASGGLGLISLFFIRDTSLLWISMLGIGFAWASILAMPYAMLIESIPQRKMGIYMGIFNFFIVIPQIINGLIGGPIVSKLFHSHAIYYLVVAGVLMLAGAVYVLFIKLSDK; encoded by the coding sequence ATGTCTTTAAAACAAGAACTGATTCCCACGCAAAAACCGCGCTTGTCACTGGCCCGCATCGTCAATATGAGCATGGGCTTTTTGGGTATACAAATGGCCTTTGGTTTGCAGAATGGCAATGCCAGCCGTATACTCGCCAACTTTGGCGCCGATGTGCACCAGCTTTCCTGGTTCTGGCTGGTAGCGCCCATAACCGGGTTAATTGTACAGCCCATTATCGGGCATATGGGCGATAATACCTGGGGAGCTATGGGGAGGCGTAAACCTTACTTTTTAATAGGCGCCATTCTTTGTGCATTAGGCCTGGTGTTTTTACCCAACTCAGCCAGCGTTACGCATTTTTTTGCAGCCAATGTATTGTTGCTGGCTGTAGCATTTCTTACATTAATGGACGCATCGGTGAATATTTCCATGGAACCTTTCAGGGCACTGGTCGGAGATATGTTGCCTAAGGAACAGGGTACAGTGGGTTTTAGCGTACAAACTATATTGATCGGCATTGGTGCTGTTATTGGCTCTTCGCTACCAGCTATACTAACCAGCATGGGAGTGTCTAATACTGCTGAAGCCGGTTTTGTGCCAGTGAATGTGATCTATTCCTTTTATGTAGGAGCCGCTATACTGTTGGCCACTATTTTATATACAATTGCTACAACCAAAGAGTATACACCTGCCGAGCTAAGTGCCTTTGCGGGTGAGGCACATAATGCCGAAAGCAAAGCCAGCTTCTCGGACATGTTTAAGGATTTTGCCAATATTCCCGCTAATATGAAAAAGCTGGGAGTAGTGCAGTTCTTCTCCTGGTTTGCTTTGTTCTCTATGTGGGTATTTACCACCAGCGCCATAGCCACCCATCATTTTGGCCTGCAGCCCACCGATACGCATTCAGCGGCATTTAATAAGGCCGGCGATTTTGTGGGATCCTTATTTGGCTGGTATAATTTCTTTGCTATTCCCTTTGCTTTTGTGCTGATACCGCTGGCGGCTAAGATCGGTAAAAAGCAAACCCATGCACTGGCACTGGCCAGCGGTGGCCTGGGACTCATCTCGCTGTTTTTTATTAGGGATACCAGCCTGTTGTGGATCAGCATGCTGGGTATTGGTTTTGCCTGGGCCAGCATACTGGCTATGCCTTATGCCATGTTAATTGAAAGTATTCCCCAACGTAAAATGGGTATTTATATGGGCATATTTAATTTCTTTATTGTCATACCCCAAATCATTAATGGTTTGATCGGCGGCCCTATTGTCAGCAAGCTATTTCACAGCCATGCTATATACTACCTGGTAGTAGCCGGTGTACTGATGCTGGCGGGAGCGGTTTATGTACTGTTTATAAAGTTATCAGATAAATAA
- a CDS encoding glycoside hydrolase family 13 protein has protein sequence MMNRLVLILVLLGATIAAQAQQVAVYPTHWWTGMKWDKLQVMVRGEKIAATIPMVKMKPEGMELAPGVHLKQIRRVANSNYIFFDLEIAANAQPGWITLPFVGKKGIKYELKPRRMGNGTAYAKGVTSEDLMYLIMPDRFSNGDESNDRVKGMRDQSLRRDTVFNRHGGDLKGVQNHLDYLQDLGVTAIWLNPVIENDMPGRTEHGYAFTDHYKIERRIGGEQAYHALVDAAHAKGMKIIQDAVYNHIGTEHFLFKDQPDSSWFHRWPKFTQTSYKDQVVFDPYASAADKKLMSDGWFVPSMPDWDQSNEMVQRFLIQHAIWTVEEFGIDGWRVDTYAYNDLPFMNRCNQALYDDFPKLTIFGETWVHGVPNQSYFCENNFEVPFKSNLQATTDFQTLFYGIQPALTQPFGWTEGVNKLYTTLAQDFLYKDPMRQVIFLDNHDIARFYSVVNEDTAKYKAAFAWLLTSRGIPQMYYGNEILMAGTTSPNDGYVRLDFPGGWKGDKANKFTAAGRTAKENQVFDYIRKLANFRKNSSAIKTGKLMQFVPYDGVYVYFRYDAQQSVMCIMNTNDKAFTLGLNRFAERVDGFTTGRDVVMDVKIPLKDSITLQPMTNLVLELKP, from the coding sequence ATGATGAATAGATTGGTTTTGATACTGGTATTGTTGGGCGCGACGATTGCGGCGCAGGCGCAGCAGGTAGCTGTTTACCCTACCCATTGGTGGACGGGTATGAAATGGGACAAGCTACAGGTAATGGTAAGAGGAGAAAAAATTGCAGCTACCATACCGATGGTTAAAATGAAACCGGAAGGTATGGAACTGGCGCCGGGCGTTCATTTGAAGCAGATCAGAAGAGTGGCTAACAGTAACTATATTTTCTTTGACCTGGAAATTGCTGCCAACGCTCAACCGGGTTGGATTACTTTACCTTTTGTAGGCAAAAAGGGTATAAAATATGAGCTAAAGCCGCGTCGCATGGGTAACGGTACTGCTTATGCGAAAGGAGTGACTTCCGAAGACCTGATGTACCTGATCATGCCCGACCGCTTTAGTAATGGCGATGAAAGCAACGACCGGGTAAAAGGGATGCGGGATCAAAGCCTGAGACGGGATACGGTGTTTAATCGTCATGGCGGCGATTTGAAAGGAGTGCAAAATCACCTGGATTACCTGCAGGACCTGGGTGTAACCGCCATCTGGCTCAACCCGGTTATAGAGAACGATATGCCCGGACGAACCGAGCATGGCTATGCGTTTACCGATCATTATAAAATAGAAAGAAGGATTGGAGGAGAGCAGGCCTATCATGCATTGGTAGATGCCGCGCATGCAAAGGGGATGAAGATCATACAGGATGCAGTATATAACCATATAGGCACTGAGCATTTTTTATTTAAAGACCAGCCTGACAGCAGCTGGTTCCATCGCTGGCCAAAGTTTACCCAAACCAGCTATAAAGACCAGGTGGTATTTGATCCTTACGCCTCCGCTGCTGATAAAAAATTAATGTCTGATGGTTGGTTTGTACCGTCGATGCCCGATTGGGATCAGAGCAATGAAATGGTACAACGGTTTTTAATACAGCATGCCATTTGGACCGTGGAAGAGTTTGGCATTGATGGCTGGCGTGTTGACACTTATGCGTACAATGACCTGCCTTTTATGAACCGGTGTAACCAGGCTTTGTATGACGATTTTCCAAAGCTGACGATATTTGGGGAAACCTGGGTGCACGGTGTGCCCAACCAGAGTTATTTCTGCGAAAACAACTTTGAAGTGCCGTTTAAAAGTAACCTGCAGGCTACTACTGATTTTCAAACCTTATTTTATGGCATACAACCTGCATTAACGCAACCCTTTGGCTGGACGGAAGGAGTGAACAAATTGTATACGACCCTTGCCCAGGATTTCCTGTATAAAGATCCGATGCGCCAGGTAATATTCCTGGACAACCACGATATCGCGAGATTTTACAGCGTAGTGAACGAGGATACGGCTAAGTATAAGGCTGCTTTTGCCTGGTTGCTGACCAGCAGGGGCATACCGCAGATGTACTATGGTAATGAAATATTAATGGCAGGGACTACTTCGCCGAATGATGGCTATGTAAGGCTGGACTTCCCCGGTGGCTGGAAAGGCGATAAAGCTAATAAGTTTACGGCAGCCGGCAGAACAGCCAAAGAGAATCAGGTATTTGATTATATCAGGAAGCTGGCCAATTTTAGGAAGAATTCATCGGCAATAAAAACCGGCAAGCTGATGCAGTTTGTTCCTTACGACGGCGTGTATGTTTATTTCAGGTATGATGCGCAACAAAGCGTGATGTGCATCATGAACACCAATGATAAAGCTTTTACTCTTGGCTTAAACAGGTTTGCAGAAAGAGTGGATGGCTTTACAACGGGAAGGGATGTGGTAATGGATGTAAAGATTCCGCTAAAGGATTCAATTACTCTCCAGCCCATGACCAACCTGGTATTAGAGCTGAAGCCGTAA
- a CDS encoding VOC family protein — protein MSQQIFVNLPVKDLQQSMDFYTAIGFTNNPQFTDDKAACMVVSDTIFIMLLTHDRFKDFTSKEIADTKKTVAVLNALSVASAEAVNDTLKKALAAGGNEYAEPKDYGFMQQRCFEDLDGHNWEITYMDMSQFPQ, from the coding sequence ATGAGCCAGCAAATTTTCGTTAACCTCCCGGTAAAAGATCTTCAGCAATCGATGGACTTTTATACGGCTATAGGATTTACCAACAACCCCCAGTTTACCGATGACAAAGCTGCCTGCATGGTAGTAAGCGACACTATCTTTATAATGCTTCTTACACACGATCGTTTTAAAGATTTTACTTCTAAAGAAATTGCCGATACCAAAAAAACAGTTGCCGTTTTAAATGCGCTTTCTGTGGCAAGTGCCGAAGCTGTAAACGATACGCTGAAGAAAGCCCTTGCTGCAGGCGGTAATGAATATGCAGAACCCAAAGACTATGGCTTCATGCAGCAGCGTTGCTTTGAAGATCTGGATGGACATAACTGGGAGATCACTTATATGGATATGAGCCAGTTTCCTCAGTAA